ATATCCAGATGTTTTAATATTGGCACTTCCTACAAACAGTCTGGCCTTCTTCTCACCCAAAAGCAGAATCACCTTAGGATGAAATGAACCAGGCATTTGTACAGGATTCACCATGTACTTGCGTCCAATGTGGCTGGTATCAACCTCCTGTAAAGCCTTTGCTAATTCCTTTGAATCCACAAAAAGCGACACCTTTTTAACATTATTAACATACAGACGATTTAATATTGCTCTCTCAAAAAAACTGATTTCAAAATTGAATGTTGTCATCAAAGCAATATCATAACCAGAACATTTTGCAAGCTCGTCTAATATGCTATATTTTTTCTCTTTCTCCGTCATCGCAATACCTCCTATAGCATATCCAGATCTTTCATAACCTGCATGAGCTGGATCATTCTTATTCCCTGAAAGTCCATCCCGAAATCATGTTTCTTTATATACAAGCCATCTATAATCTCATAATAGAAACCGTCTCTATTCTGTAGAATCTTTTCAAATGCTGTAATATAATGCTGCTTTACCAGCCACTGTTGCATCACAAACAGGATAAATTCCTTGATACTCTTATTCTTGAATTCATCCACAATATCAAATACCTCGTCCATGGAAATAGACTGGTTATCAACTCCATATGAAAAAAATGCTTTCTCATCTCCGAGGTCTGTTCTAATCCGAAATCGATTATATACAGATAAGATTATCTTTATTCCATTCTCAACACTTGAGGTAGAATTCTTTCCTCTTGCTGCATCGCTAATCATTGTCTCACGTTGTTCAAAGTCGTAAATACATTCTAAAATCACATCAGAAATCCTCTGTTCCAAATCCCACGAAAAATCAGAATACGATAATACATCTTCGAACCATATTTTCATTGTTATAGGCCTGGTAAGCTGTTCCAGCATATACTTCCATATCATTTCCAATCCGCTGGTAAAATACTGCCTGCCTACTACAATCTCCCACTCATTTATAATTGTTACCAACCCTGGAGAAATTACAACACTTTCATCTGCTGGTGTAATGTGGTCATAAAACAATACTCTACAGTCATCACGATTAAGAGATGTAATACCATAATTGTCATACAAGTATTTTATATACGCTGCACAATCTGTTAGTTTAGAATTTCTCTTTGTTTCAAAAAGTCCATGACGAAGCAAAGCTTTGCTTTCATCAAAGCCTTTCAAACTAATATTTATAACTTTTCCATATTCGAGCAGAACATCCTTTGGAACATCAGAATCATTTCTACGATAACTCTTATAATACTCGGTGTCCTTTATTACATTTTCAAAGGTGAGAGCCATTTGCTCTCCTTCCTTTGTAAGCTTTGGAAATTTATAGGTCTTATCAGACCCTGGATCAAAATCAATAACAAATAACATAGAAAAGCATCCGGCATTATAATACTGCATTCCACCAAATCTGGTCTTGAAATATGCAGGATTAAACGGATATGGTCCGTTCGGATTATCAAGAATATCCTGCTCTGTTTGTTGCTTACCAACAAGATTAGTCTGATCAGAATTAGGAATTAACATCGTTGCAAGCACAAAGAAATAGTCTTGTCTTTTTAAATATGTATCAAAAGCAGCATAGGATCTTTCTTCTATGCCGGAATACTTATAAAAATCATAGTAAATCCAAACTATAAAAGGCCAATAAAATGCTCTTGGAGTAACTGTATTGACAACAGGACATATTTCTCCTGAAATGGAAGTAGCAACACCCTCAATTCCAAGGCTATCTCTAGTTGTAAAATTTCTCGATATATTATTAAGTCTTGGCCCTTTCGGCATGCTGCTCACTTCCTCGTCTTATTCGTTATTCTCTAAAATACATACCCAATCTTATTAACACCTATCACCCTACGTTTCAGCATGATAATATAGATTGTTCCATAATCAGCTCTGTCAACGTTATGTGTCACATTGATTCTCTTCAATTCAATGAGAGCCACTTTTATGCTTGAATAGATATCTTATCAATCCCCAACTCTGTAAAAACTTCATTCGGAAATTCATAGCTTTTGCTAATCTGAATAGTTCTCTTTATTGCATAGGCTCATTACTTCATTTATCTTAGCTACTATTCTCAACTGTTCCATATATGGTGGCAGTCAGAAATCTAGCCTTTACTCCAATTATACATTCTTTTATAAACACTTACCATAAATTTCATTACTGTATTTAAAAATTAAACTTATTTACTTAAAGTTCCTTTTTGACTTATATTCTCCATTTAACCATTTCTTGTGCTAACTTTTTTACCTCTAAACATGCTTAGCTTAATTTTTGCTTGCATTATTCTAAAAAAAACAATTTTATTTCTAACGCTGATAGCCTCTTTTTCATTATCAAAATCCATTACGTTAGTTCTAATACATAAATATGTATTAGAACCAACAAATGTATTTTTTATTATTTAATAACTCCAATCTCCCCTGCTAACCCGTTCAGCATCTAATACTAATACACCATCATATAAGCCTTTCTTAGCATCCCTTAGTAATCTCTGAATTTCAGGTAGTTTACCCATTGTTGAACCTGAAGCAATAATGTCTTTATAGATTGTAGCATTCCAACCGTTTCCATTGCATACTTCTAGTAAGAAGTTTAGATTTTCAAGTAACCCTTTTTCATCTATTTCTGCACTTGCCACTCGTAGATAAAAGGCTATATTAGTAAAAATAGTTTTGTCCATATTTTCAACCCCTTCATTACTACTAACCAATACTTTAACATTTTCTTTTAACATGTATACCAACTCCAATAACCATATTTGAGGTTTAAAACCTCATGTATGTATACCTGAGGATGCATATTCATGTCCCAAATAAAGACCCCGTAGCACCAAAATGAAAATTAAACACCCCTTATATATCAAAACACCACCTCGAGGAGTACAAACACCATAGACTAAATTCTCAATACCATATTATTAATTATAAACACCATAGAAACAGAAAAATGTACCCTAATAAAACAGCGATGATAAAACATCCTACTGTAAAAAGTTAGGTGCATTTTATATATTAAAATGTCTTTTAAACCAATTGAAGCTTAATGGCTACTAATTTTTTGCTAATGTATTTTATCCATTTTTCTTTATATATGTTCCTTTGTATTTATTTCTTAATTACAATTACATTTATTTGTCTTAAAATTCTTATGTTGATGAAATTAATTCATGGTAAGAGTAGTATTTGAATATATACTATTTTCATTTTTGCTTGAATTAA
This DNA window, taken from Clostridium estertheticum, encodes the following:
- a CDS encoding recombinase family protein — its product is MLKENVKVLVSSNEGVENMDKTIFTNIAFYLRVASAEIDEKGLLENLNFLLEVCNGNGWNATIYKDIIASGSTMGKLPEIQRLLRDAKKGLYDGVLVLDAERVSRGDWSY